From the Mahella australiensis 50-1 BON genome, the window AAACGATTGCTATGCAACGGTGCTGCAAATCCTTTTTTCTCATTTTTACTTCCTAGGAAAAAGTATACGCCAGACACCTTCTTCTGATAAAAGGAAAAATCCTCGGCTATCATTTGAGGCTTTACTTCAACGATATTTTCCTCGCCTATGATGCTTATAAAGCGCCTGGTTAATTCGATATCGTTAAATACTACAGGGTAGTTTACCACTTCTTTATAGCTCAACGATGCACCGTATGCTCTTTCCATTCCTTCCAGCGCAGCCATAATCCTGCTCTTTATCAGCTCATATACATCGTCGCTGAAGGTTCGCAGCATGCCCTCTAGTACCGTGTGTTTGGCTATTATATTGCGGCGTTCTCCGCCACATATCCGGCCTATAGTAATAAGCGCTTGGTCGGCCGGATCGACATTCCGCGTCAGTATAGACTGGAACATTTGTATTATATGCGATGCTATGACTATGGTATCTATGCCTTTATGTGGCATAGCACCGTGAGCGCTGCGGCCCATTATTTCTATATCGAATTCAGCCGTTTGTGCCATAATAGGACCCGAACGTATACCTACCTTTCCTTGTTCCACATCAGGGAATATGTGCATGGCATATATTTCATCTACTTTCGGATCATCCAATACGCCTTGTTCGATCATTATTGGAGCTCCTCCTTCCGACTCTTCTGCCGGCTGGAAGATTAAAACCACATTTGCGGATAAGTCGCTTTTATGCTCCGACAATAATTTAGCTATACCCAAAAGCATAGCCATGTGGCCATCGTGGCCGCAAGCATGCATAAAACCCTTATTTTGAGAAATGTACGGTTTATCGTTAAGCTCGGTTACACATAAAGCGTCCATATCAGCCCTTAACGCTATGGTTTTGCTCGCATTCGACCCCATCATCACAGCCTTTATTCCGGTCCGGGCCATGACTTTTATCTCGTCGAAATGCATTGTGTTCAATTGTTCAAGTATCATATCGCGCGTGAAAATTTCATTAAAGCCCGTTTCGGGATGCATATGAAGGCGTCTACGCATATCTATGATATAATCTTTAAGCGCTGAAACATCGCTATCTATCTCTATCATATCTATTGCCTCTGAAACACCAATCGACCGTTTATAAATACCATTTGGCTTTTTGTGCGGAATTCTAAAGGATTACCGTCGAATATCGCTATATCAGCATCTTTGCCGACTTCCAAGCTTCCTACCCTATCCGCGATACCGGTTATATGAGCAGCGTTTATAGTTATAGCCTTCATAGCCTCAGCTTCATCCATGCCTTCTCTAACAGCTATGGCAGCCGATAGCGACAGATATTGCACCGGTATGACAGGATGATCGGTCATGATGGCTACTTCAAGACCTACTTTGGACAATATACCTGGTGCGGCCACGTTTTGATTGCGCAGCTCTATTTTTGAACGCTCAGAAATAAGTGGCCCCAGTATGACCGGATAACCTTCCTCCGCCAGTATATCAACTATCATATAACCTTCGGTACAATGGTCCAACGTTATGTTTATATCAAATTCCTTGGCTATCCGTATGGCCGTCAATATGTCGTCTGCTCTATGTGCATGCACTTTTAGTGGAATCTCTTTATTTAGCACTTTCAGCAAAGCCTCCATTTCAAGATCCCTTTCCGGACGTTTCTCCGGGTCCTGAGCAGATTCCGCCAATTTATATTTGTATTCTTGCGCTTTTACGAGATTCTGGCGCAGTATACCGGCTATAGCCATGCGTGTATAAGGAGATTTTTCCTGATCATGGTAGGTACGCTTGGGGTTCTCACCTAAAGCCGCTTTAACAGCTAACGGTTCCTTTATTATCATGTCTTCTATACGCCGACCATATGTTTTTAACGCAACGAATTGTCCACCTATCACATTAGCGCTGCCCGGACCGGTGACCACTG encodes:
- a CDS encoding M20 metallopeptidase family protein, with the translated sequence MIEIDSDVSALKDYIIDMRRRLHMHPETGFNEIFTRDMILEQLNTMHFDEIKVMARTGIKAVMMGSNASKTIALRADMDALCVTELNDKPYISQNKGFMHACGHDGHMAMLLGIAKLLSEHKSDLSANVVLIFQPAEESEGGAPIMIEQGVLDDPKVDEIYAMHIFPDVEQGKVGIRSGPIMAQTAEFDIEIMGRSAHGAMPHKGIDTIVIASHIIQMFQSILTRNVDPADQALITIGRICGGERRNIIAKHTVLEGMLRTFSDDVYELIKSRIMAALEGMERAYGASLSYKEVVNYPVVFNDIELTRRFISIIGEENIVEVKPQMIAEDFSFYQKKVSGVYFFLGSKNEKKGFAAPLHSNRFDFDEDILLAGVQIYKKLLNMSY
- a CDS encoding amidohydrolase, giving the protein MKHSILIKNGKILTMAGQDYDGGDLLVEDDKIRAIGYNIDAAENVDIIDASGMYILPGLIDAHCHVGMWNDGMGFEGADGNEDTDPSTPHLRAIDGVNPFDRCFREAMEAGITTVVTGPGSANVIGGQFVALKTYGRRIEDMIIKEPLAVKAALGENPKRTYHDQEKSPYTRMAIAGILRQNLVKAQEYKYKLAESAQDPEKRPERDLEMEALLKVLNKEIPLKVHAHRADDILTAIRIAKEFDINITLDHCTEGYMIVDILAEEGYPVILGPLISERSKIELRNQNVAAPGILSKVGLEVAIMTDHPVIPVQYLSLSAAIAVREGMDEAEAMKAITINAAHITGIADRVGSLEVGKDADIAIFDGNPLEFRTKSQMVFINGRLVFQRQ